In Pocillopora verrucosa isolate sample1 chromosome 13, ASM3666991v2, whole genome shotgun sequence, one genomic interval encodes:
- the LOC131783137 gene encoding uncharacterized protein produces the protein MRSKEECFTEILDYVKRALSSMGKSTDSMVVLNQRDYCLAAELMVVPILQSGPSPSFLHSAVFQYLSHGNLSSGIHESTLKGAALKGPPLDLKRCKAVKVKSKTPGKINLRAYN, from the exons ATGAGAAGCAAGGAAGAGTGCTTCACAG AAATTCTGGATTATGTTAAAAGAGCTCTTTCCTCCATGGGTAAATCAACTGATTCTATGGTGGTATTAAATCAAAGGGATTACTGCTTGGCTGCTGAGCTAATGGTTGTGCCAATTCTACAAAGTGGACCTTCACCATCATTTCTTCACTCAGctgtttttcaatatttaagTCATGGAAATTTATCATCAGGTATTCATGAAAGCACTCTAAAAGGAGCAGCattgaag GGGCCACCTTTAGATTTAAAGAGATGCAAGGCAGTTAAAGTAAAGAGTAAAACTCCAGGAAAGATTAACCTGCGAGCATACAACTGA